A window of Rhodobium gokarnense contains these coding sequences:
- a CDS encoding NADH-quinone oxidoreductase subunit J: MLLQAIFFYLFAAISVAAAVMVISSRNPVHSVLFLILTFFSAAGLFIMLGAEFLAMILIVVYVGAVAVLFLFVVMMLDVDFVELRQGFLQYLPVGGLIGLILLVELIAVLTWSTMSPELTATAQVPIPPAGEVSNIEAIGRLLYTRYIYFFQTAGLILLVAMVGAIVLTLRHKEGVRRQNVADQVYRDPKTVKLHKVESGKGI; the protein is encoded by the coding sequence ATGCTCCTGCAGGCGATCTTCTTCTACCTGTTCGCCGCGATCAGCGTGGCCGCCGCCGTGATGGTGATTTCGTCCCGTAATCCCGTCCACTCGGTGCTGTTCCTGATCCTGACCTTCTTCAGCGCGGCGGGCCTGTTCATCATGCTCGGCGCCGAGTTCCTGGCGATGATCCTGATCGTCGTCTATGTCGGCGCGGTGGCGGTGCTGTTCCTGTTCGTCGTCATGATGCTCGACGTCGACTTCGTCGAGCTGCGCCAGGGCTTCCTGCAGTACCTGCCGGTCGGCGGGCTGATCGGGCTGATCCTGCTGGTCGAGCTGATCGCGGTGCTGACCTGGTCGACCATGTCGCCAGAGCTGACGGCGACCGCCCAGGTGCCGATCCCGCCGGCGGGCGAGGTCTCCAACATCGAGGCGATCGGCCGGCTCCTTTACACCCGCTACATCTATTTCTTCCAGACCGCGGGCCTGATCCTCTTGGTCGCCATGGTCGGCGCCATCGTGCTGACCCTGCGCCACAAGGAGGGCGTCCGGCGCCAGAATGTCGCCGACCAGGTCTATCGCGATCCCAAGACCGTCAAGCTGCACAAGGTCGAGTCCGGCAAGGGCATCTAG
- the nuoK gene encoding NADH-quinone oxidoreductase subunit NuoK: protein MEIGLSHYLSVAAILFTIGVFGIFLNRKNVIVILMSVELVLLAVNINFVAFSAFLGDLVGQIFVLLILTVAAAEAAIGLAILVVFYRNRGSIAVEDINMMKG from the coding sequence ATGGAAATCGGGCTGTCCCACTACCTGTCGGTCGCGGCGATCCTTTTCACGATCGGTGTTTTCGGCATCTTCCTGAACCGCAAGAACGTCATCGTCATTCTGATGTCGGTCGAGCTGGTGCTCCTCGCCGTCAACATCAACTTCGTCGCCTTTTCCGCCTTCCTCGGCGACCTGGTCGGCCAGATCTTCGTGCTCCTGATCCTCACGGTCGCGGCCGCCGAAGCGGCGATCGGACTTGCCATCCTTGTGGTTTTCTACCGCAACCGCGGCTCCATCGCGGTTGAAGACATCAACATGATGAAGGGCTAG
- the nuoI gene encoding NADH-quinone oxidoreductase subunit NuoI: MRLDRAAKSLLLLEFVSAFFLAMRYFFKPKATLNYPFEKGPLSPRFRGEHALRRYPNGEERCIACKLCEAVCPAQAITIEAGPRGNDGSRRTTRYDIDMVKCIYCGFCQEACPVDAIVEGPNFEFATETREELLYDKQKLLDNGDRWEREISRSLRDDAPYR; the protein is encoded by the coding sequence ATGAGGCTTGATCGTGCCGCCAAATCGCTGCTGCTGCTGGAGTTCGTTTCGGCGTTCTTCCTGGCGATGCGCTATTTCTTCAAGCCGAAGGCAACGCTGAACTACCCCTTCGAGAAGGGGCCGCTGTCGCCGCGCTTCCGCGGCGAGCATGCGCTGAGGCGTTACCCGAACGGCGAGGAACGCTGCATCGCCTGCAAGCTGTGCGAGGCCGTCTGCCCGGCCCAGGCCATCACCATCGAGGCCGGGCCGCGCGGCAACGACGGATCGCGCCGCACCACCCGCTACGACATCGACATGGTGAAATGCATCTATTGCGGCTTCTGCCAGGAAGCCTGCCCGGTGGATGCCATCGTCGAGGGACCGAACTTCGAATTTGCCACCGAGACGCGCGAGGAGCTGCTCTACGACAAGCAGAAGCTGCTCGACAATGGCGACCGCTGGGAACGCGAAATCTCACGCAGTCTGAGGGACGACGCGCCCTACAGATAA